Proteins from a genomic interval of Centroberyx gerrardi isolate f3 chromosome 23, fCenGer3.hap1.cur.20231027, whole genome shotgun sequence:
- the LOC139920841 gene encoding leukotriene B4 receptor 1-like, producing the protein MAQNNRSVPLSLPLMNSSLALFTNRPPSIFHSRASLNTSTMAPNTSIVSNTSATTAAALILGLAFLLGVPGNLFIIWSILARARKQSVTTLLILNLACADGSLMALSPFFIVYLVQMKWVFGKVMCKVLFYLCLANMYASIQLIMLMSLHRLVAVVWPQRVTAITGRRTVLRVLAVVWVLVLVASVPAIIFREVELIGGRMVCDSFHHQDSHVVLHYMMELVLGFFIPYGVIVGSYICILRRIRQTKFRRRIRSEKLILAIVVTFCVFWLPYHVINIVQVTAALYPQGSDVRARLDRIWKTYRAVTSSLAFISSSANPVLYVFAGKSYIRREGLAFMARLFEGTALDSGTRKSRQNSQNSRDKDKDADGVMLKERDPDSVTNNSSNLKAVKNGK; encoded by the exons ATGGCCCAGAATAACAGAAGTGTTCCCTTGTCGCTGCCTCTCATGAACTCCTCCCTTGCATTGTTCACCAATCggcctccctccatcttccacTCCCGCGCTTCCCTTAACACCTCCACCATGGCACCGAACACTAGCATTGTGAGTAACACGTCCGCCACCACAGCGGCTGCCCTCATCCTAGGCCTCGCCTTTCTCTTGGGCGTCCCCGGCAACCTCTTCATCATCTGGAGCATCCTGGCGCGTGCCCGCAAGCAGTCCGTCACgaccctcctcatcctcaaccTAGCGTGCGCCGACGGCTCCCTGATGGCTCTCAGTCCATTCTTCATCGTATACTTGGTTCAGATGAAGTGGGTGTTTGGGAAGGTGATGTGCAAGGTGCTCTTCTACCTTTGTCTGGCCAACATGTACGCCTCCATACAGCTCATCATGCTGATGAGCCTGCACAGACTGGTGGCGGTGGTGTGGCCGCAGCGCGTCACTGCCATCACTGGCCGGAGGACTGTCCTGCGGGTGCTGGCGGTGGTGTGGGTGCTGGTGCTGGTCGCCTCTGTACCTGCTATCATCTTCAGGGAAGTGGAACTGATAGGCGGTCGCATGGTGTGTGATTCCTTCCACCATCAGGACAGCCAT GTGGTCCTCCATTATATGATGGAACTAGTGCTGGGATTTTTTATTCCCTACGGGGTGATTGTAGGCAGCTACATCTGCATCCTGCGGCGGATCAGACAGACCAAGTTCCGCCGTCGGATCCGCAGCGAGAAGCTCATCCTGGCCATCGTGGTGACCTTCTGCGTCTTCTGGTTGCCCTACCATGTCATCAACATCGTGCAA GTTACAGCGGCTTTGTATCCACAGGGTTCAGATGTGAGAGCAAG GCTGGATCGCATATGGAAGACATACCGCGCTGTCACCTCTTCCCTGGCTTTCATCAGCAGCAGCGCCAATCCCGTGCTCTACGTGTTTGCAGGGAAGTCCTACATCCGCCGAGAGGGGCTAGCGTTTATGGCCCGCTTGTTCGAGGGCACAGCGCTGGACTCCGGGACAAGGAAGAGCCGACAGAACAGCCAGAACAGCCgggacaaagacaaagacgCAGACGGAGTCATGCTGAAGGAGAGAGACCCAGACTCTGTCACCAACAATAGCTCTAATTTGAAAGCTGTGAAGAACGGTAAATAA